From Flavipsychrobacter sp., a single genomic window includes:
- a CDS encoding host-nuclease inhibitor Gam family protein, translated as MATKKITEEQFEEAQKQVVQSLQELATIDAKKQKDVSRIAKKYQAKIAEAENAHIEANAVIQEYCLQNDKVLFTDGSKSSTTLHGTVSKRALPPSLVLADGVANWDAVIANIEKAKKHKEYLIIKKSVNKTALMSIRANKGSVALFKKLGVGVSSGMSKYSFKALEAK; from the coding sequence ATGGCTACAAAAAAAATCACAGAAGAGCAATTTGAAGAAGCGCAAAAGCAAGTAGTGCAATCGTTGCAAGAACTAGCAACGATTGATGCAAAAAAACAAAAAGATGTTTCAAGGATTGCTAAAAAGTACCAAGCAAAAATTGCTGAGGCAGAAAATGCACATATTGAAGCTAATGCAGTAATACAAGAGTACTGCCTGCAAAACGATAAGGTGTTGTTTACAGATGGCTCAAAGAGCAGTACTACACTACACGGAACTGTAAGCAAAAGGGCATTGCCTCCCTCCTTGGTGCTTGCTGATGGAGTTGCAAATTGGGATGCTGTCATTGCCAATATTGAAAAAGCAAAAAAGCATAAAGAATACTTAATCATTAAGAAGTCGGTAAACAAGACTGCGCTCATGTCTATCAGAGCCAATAAAGGCTCAGTAGCTCTATTTAAAAAACTAGGTGTAGGTGTGAGCTCAGGTATGTCAAAGTATAGCTTTAAAGCCTTAGAGGCAAAATAG
- a CDS encoding AAA family ATPase has product MQLERKHQIKEALLDYVGKYDSQNKAANSLNKVSSATITQVLKGNWDEISDEMWRRIAKQIGVDDVWQFVETANTSKKIASYLEDAQRYTNVHAIVHREGGSKSATVKNYAKRNANAWYIACSEYFNRKTFLSKILQAMLRDNSGTVSDMMHNIVTYIEGCDKPVLFIDEADKLSDQVLSFFITFSNELEDKCAIVLLGTNFLEKRIDKGVKLNRRGYKEIYSRIGRRFIEIAITPAQLKEDIKAICIANGISDALTITEITNKCDGDFRRVKKLVHAKKQMQKS; this is encoded by the coding sequence ATGCAACTAGAAAGAAAACATCAAATCAAAGAGGCTTTACTTGATTATGTAGGCAAGTATGATAGCCAAAACAAAGCAGCAAACTCTTTAAACAAAGTTAGCTCTGCCACTATTACTCAGGTGTTAAAGGGCAATTGGGATGAGATAAGTGATGAGATGTGGAGGCGCATTGCAAAGCAAATAGGTGTTGATGATGTATGGCAGTTTGTAGAGACTGCAAATACCTCTAAGAAGATAGCAAGTTATTTAGAGGATGCTCAACGCTATACCAATGTGCACGCTATTGTACATAGAGAGGGAGGCAGCAAGAGTGCAACAGTTAAGAACTACGCCAAAAGAAATGCTAATGCATGGTATATAGCCTGTAGTGAATATTTCAACCGTAAGACGTTCCTCTCAAAAATATTGCAAGCCATGTTGCGCGATAATAGCGGAACGGTAAGCGATATGATGCATAACATAGTGACCTATATAGAGGGTTGTGATAAGCCTGTATTGTTTATAGATGAGGCAGATAAACTGAGTGACCAGGTGTTAAGCTTCTTTATCACTTTCTCCAATGAGCTTGAGGATAAATGTGCCATTGTGCTCTTAGGTACAAACTTTTTAGAAAAGAGGATAGATAAGGGTGTAAAGCTAAACCGTAGAGGCTACAAAGAAATATACAGCCGTATAGGCAGGCGGTTTATTGAGATAGCTATAACCCCTGCTCAATTGAAAGAGGACATAAAAGCTATATGCATTGCCAATGGCATAAGCGATGCCCTTACCATTACGGAAATAACCAATAAATGCGATGGTGATTTTAGGAGGGTGAAAAAGTTGGTACACGCTAAGAAGCAAATGCAAAAATCTTAA
- a CDS encoding Mu transposase C-terminal domain-containing protein, which translates to MEFQGNILCLTYKEIVPHIMPEGTYKSLKSKGKISSFSRGGGKGNVALIGYESLPVAYQKAVISKYGDPYTYKANEAIADSVQHDFEAEQYYIKFRFDDGTSLPPEHIDKYTTSASWLKMLDELTADKKQIKNKYRLSMGKFWKVLQILLAAKDIDLPKNRIRLQQKIEQYRTCKESDVANEQYDFLIEKFRYGNTNRNKIKDELSEALLLEMLAHPHQHEDVVIQEQYNKWARDNGKPLIKSASTIGNYRRANAWKITQQREGNKVNYEKYGESIGRVRPSAPLFLIESDDNDLDLYYKHVYYLDGKKQTNYYKRFVIMVVKDSYNDYILGYAIGESQTTQLVRDAYLDAMHHIKELTGSFYLPHELKSDRWGLDVQLKNELSMFYKSLGKFTPAKAKNPRSKYIEQSFGKEWHKNLKHFDNYAGHNITAKENLNPDAVAINKKFYPSAEDAAEQIHLFIEMMRQSKNRQQKWLDAFTRNEVSQRKKVNDEQMLLLFGRLSHERGNTLTNKGINIEISGAKYRYEVPEHLYLQYVGIKMNVLYDPYDMSRVLVVGKDDDKVRFVAQEYVNAKSALMDFRTGDGKLLEDKLARKERTMQRIADERAKRQNILSIEGVDAKSVLQAGVMDKAMKQIATHGYLQLQNGQKPEQYDHTEDVDDTDSDDIYNNM; encoded by the coding sequence TTGGAATTTCAAGGGAACATATTATGCCTAACCTATAAGGAGATAGTGCCACATATAATGCCTGAGGGTACATATAAGAGCCTAAAGTCTAAAGGTAAAATATCATCATTCTCAAGAGGTGGCGGTAAGGGCAATGTTGCGTTGATAGGTTATGAGAGTTTACCAGTTGCTTATCAAAAAGCAGTCATTTCAAAATATGGAGACCCTTACACCTACAAAGCAAATGAGGCAATTGCTGATAGTGTGCAACATGATTTTGAAGCTGAGCAGTATTATATAAAATTTCGATTTGATGATGGAACTAGCCTACCACCTGAGCATATAGATAAATATACCACATCAGCCTCATGGTTAAAAATGTTGGATGAGCTCACAGCCGATAAAAAACAGATTAAGAATAAATACAGGCTGAGCATGGGTAAGTTTTGGAAAGTGTTGCAAATACTATTAGCAGCTAAAGATATTGACCTACCTAAAAACAGAATAAGACTACAACAAAAGATTGAGCAATATAGAACATGCAAAGAGAGTGATGTGGCTAATGAGCAATATGATTTTCTAATTGAAAAGTTTAGGTATGGTAATACTAACCGTAACAAAATAAAGGATGAGTTAAGTGAGGCATTGCTATTAGAAATGTTAGCACATCCTCATCAACATGAAGATGTAGTAATACAGGAGCAATACAATAAGTGGGCAAGAGATAACGGAAAGCCTTTGATAAAAAGTGCCAGTACTATAGGTAATTACAGGAGAGCTAATGCATGGAAGATAACCCAACAGAGAGAGGGTAATAAAGTAAACTATGAGAAATATGGAGAGTCTATTGGCAGGGTGCGCCCGTCTGCTCCATTGTTCTTAATAGAGTCGGATGATAATGACCTCGATTTGTATTACAAACACGTGTACTATTTAGATGGTAAAAAACAGACAAACTACTACAAGCGTTTTGTGATAATGGTAGTAAAGGATAGCTATAACGATTATATACTAGGCTATGCTATAGGTGAGTCACAAACAACCCAACTGGTAAGAGATGCCTATTTGGATGCCATGCACCACATTAAAGAATTGACAGGAAGTTTTTACCTGCCACATGAGTTAAAGAGTGACCGTTGGGGATTGGATGTGCAACTCAAAAATGAGCTATCCATGTTTTACAAGTCACTTGGAAAGTTTACACCTGCCAAAGCTAAAAACCCTCGCTCTAAATATATAGAGCAAAGTTTTGGTAAGGAGTGGCACAAAAACCTAAAGCATTTTGATAACTACGCAGGTCATAATATAACAGCTAAAGAAAATCTAAACCCTGATGCTGTTGCCATCAACAAAAAGTTTTATCCAAGTGCAGAGGATGCTGCTGAGCAGATACATCTATTTATTGAGATGATGCGCCAAAGTAAAAACAGGCAGCAAAAATGGTTGGATGCATTTACTAGGAATGAAGTAAGCCAACGTAAAAAGGTGAATGATGAGCAAATGTTGCTGCTGTTTGGCAGGCTATCCCATGAGCGTGGCAATACCCTAACTAATAAAGGCATAAACATAGAGATATCAGGTGCAAAATATAGATATGAAGTGCCTGAGCATCTATACCTGCAATATGTAGGTATTAAAATGAATGTGCTCTATGATCCGTATGACATGAGCAGAGTGTTGGTAGTGGGTAAGGATGATGATAAAGTACGCTTTGTAGCACAGGAGTATGTGAATGCTAAGAGTGCACTAATGGACTTTAGAACGGGGGATGGTAAGCTACTGGAGGATAAGTTGGCGAGGAAGGAAAGAACCATGCAGCGCATTGCTGATGAGAGGGCTAAGAGGCAAAATATATTGTCAATTGAGGGGGTAGATGCAAAAAGTGTGCTCCAGGCGGGGGTTATGGACAAAGCCATGAAACAGATAGCTACACATGGTTATTTACAACTACAAAACGGGCAAAAGCCTGAGCAGTATGACCATACAGAGGATGTGGATGATACTGATAGCGATGATATATATAACAATATGTAA
- a CDS encoding TetR/AcrR family transcriptional regulator encodes MSTKTKIIKSSVELFNNKGFNETTIRDIAAATGISSGNFAYHFKNKEAVIEYFYNHMYDEVHIDDKIKETDDFKTLNDVFKYITSFMEKYRFFYINLIDIFNTCPLIKDNYYQNYQDRIGFYRKYLVHYIALGLLDSSQEKYILTKIPHSIWFQLTFWQAQKKVLPHDFETVKSKYIIDNIWGLITPFMTTKGKENFEKVK; translated from the coding sequence GTGTCTACTAAAACTAAAATCATTAAGTCTTCTGTTGAACTCTTTAATAATAAGGGATTTAATGAAACGACAATAAGAGATATTGCTGCTGCTACAGGTATAAGTTCGGGGAACTTTGCATATCATTTTAAAAACAAAGAAGCTGTTATAGAATATTTTTATAATCATATGTACGATGAGGTACATATTGATGATAAAATAAAGGAAACAGACGATTTTAAAACATTAAATGACGTATTTAAGTACATCACATCATTTATGGAGAAGTATAGATTTTTTTACATTAATCTAATTGACATCTTCAATACTTGCCCGTTAATAAAGGATAACTATTATCAGAACTACCAAGACCGAATAGGCTTTTATAGGAAATATCTAGTACATTATATAGCATTAGGCCTTTTAGATTCCTCTCAAGAAAAATACATTCTAACTAAAATACCACATAGCATATGGTTTCAACTAACTTTTTGGCAAGCTCAAAAAAAGGTCTTGCCTCATGATTTCGAAACAGTAAAATCAAAATATATCATCGATAACATATGGGGCCTTATAACTCCTTTTATGACCACTAAAGGAAAAGAAAACTTCGAGAAGGTAAAATAG
- a CDS encoding SRPBCC family protein, producing MSKKTAMRQKIIFTALSLIILTSTTMAQNVYHVTQTKFITDHNLSAAVSNTVVINKPINEVWELISNWGDAYIYTPGLDKSYCTTDSKNGLASKRHCDIGKGSVEESIVAYEDMSYFILEVYQIDMPMIKKLFAEFEVTDLGEGKTKFTLSMAYKMPLGKIMKGKIKNNVTTNSYAIKHYLETGDAQTSKNAKKIKQLYL from the coding sequence ATGTCTAAAAAAACAGCTATGCGACAAAAAATCATTTTCACAGCACTTTCATTAATCATCTTAACATCTACAACTATGGCACAAAACGTATATCATGTAACTCAGACGAAATTCATAACAGATCATAATCTATCGGCTGCTGTTAGTAACACTGTTGTTATCAATAAGCCTATAAATGAAGTTTGGGAACTCATTTCGAATTGGGGGGATGCTTACATCTATACCCCAGGGCTTGACAAATCATATTGCACAACTGATTCAAAAAACGGACTCGCATCTAAAAGACACTGTGATATAGGAAAAGGATCTGTAGAAGAATCAATAGTCGCATATGAAGACATGTCATATTTTATTTTAGAAGTGTATCAGATTGATATGCCGATGATAAAGAAACTATTTGCCGAATTTGAAGTAACCGACCTAGGCGAAGGGAAAACAAAGTTTACTCTATCTATGGCATACAAAATGCCATTAGGGAAAATAATGAAAGGGAAAATAAAAAATAATGTGACCACAAACTCCTATGCAATAAAACATTATTTAGAAACAGGGGATGCTCAAACGTCGAAAAACGCTAAAAAAATCAAACAACTTTACCTATAA
- a CDS encoding alpha/beta hydrolase: MNRIFLLLLILLTCNCSNAMELNNTIKLSDGRILGYAEYGASNGIPILYFHGGQESRLSSIFMDSVAKKLGIRIIAPDRPGVGLSTYQPERKFLDWSSDVNELLDSLGISQCSIFGLSGGAPHVLSCLYNNPERIINASIVSGATPYNYKSSLKGMWFPVKLLHLFASKKNDKTLRKYIKKDSESLVYKPEKRIKQFQKYLPIPDKELMKSNPKYGWSFIDGSKESYKQGIDGVVQEWKLYVRDWGYDLEKITTHVTLWYGDKDKMAPISRGQYYYKTLPSSTLYIIENEAHFSLIRNRLEEILSDLKK; encoded by the coding sequence ATGAATAGGATATTCCTGCTACTTCTTATACTTCTCACCTGCAATTGTTCTAATGCTATGGAATTAAACAATACAATAAAACTATCAGATGGGCGTATTTTAGGTTATGCGGAATATGGAGCAAGTAATGGAATTCCAATATTGTACTTCCATGGAGGTCAAGAGAGCAGGCTATCTTCCATATTTATGGATAGTGTTGCTAAAAAGCTAGGCATCCGAATTATAGCACCTGATAGACCAGGAGTAGGATTGTCAACTTACCAACCTGAAAGAAAATTTTTAGATTGGTCAAGCGATGTTAATGAATTACTCGACAGTTTAGGAATTAGCCAATGTTCAATATTTGGTCTTTCTGGTGGCGCGCCACATGTCTTATCATGTTTATATAATAACCCTGAAAGGATCATAAATGCATCTATCGTATCGGGTGCAACTCCATATAACTATAAAAGCTCTTTAAAAGGGATGTGGTTTCCTGTAAAGCTGCTACACCTTTTCGCAAGCAAAAAAAATGACAAAACACTTAGGAAGTATATAAAAAAGGACTCTGAAAGCTTGGTTTATAAGCCAGAGAAAAGAATAAAACAATTTCAAAAATATTTACCCATACCCGATAAAGAGTTAATGAAAAGCAATCCCAAGTATGGATGGTCTTTCATTGATGGGAGTAAGGAAAGTTATAAACAAGGTATTGACGGTGTCGTACAAGAATGGAAATTATATGTTAGAGATTGGGGCTATGACCTCGAAAAAATCACTACCCATGTAACACTATGGTATGGAGATAAAGACAAAATGGCTCCAATATCAAGAGGACAGTATTACTACAAAACATTGCCCTCATCTACCTTATATATCATTGAAAACGAAGCGCATTTTTCACTTATACGCAATCGCTTAGAAGAAATATTAAGCGATTTAAAAAAATAA
- a CDS encoding histone deacetylase: MLKIAYDKIYAHPLPKGHRFPMEKYELIPQQLIHEGIISEANLFSPSILDEDTILLTHSMDYWDRMKNLALTTKEMRAIGFPLSAELIERERRICQGTIDCTQYAIKYGVSLNIAGGTHHSFADRGEGFCLLNDFAIAANYLINNRLAKQILIVDLDVHQGNGSAAIFKHESKVFTFSMHGAHNYPFRKEESDLDIGLPDGVNGENYLAILAQELPKLIKQVQPEHIFYLSGVDILSTDKFGKLNITIDECKQRDEMVFHLCKDYSIPVTVAMGGGYSPQVKDIVNAHCNTYKAAKDIFEL, translated from the coding sequence ATGCTAAAAATAGCTTACGATAAGATATATGCTCATCCACTACCCAAAGGACATCGTTTCCCTATGGAGAAGTATGAGCTTATCCCACAGCAACTCATACATGAGGGTATTATTAGCGAGGCCAACCTGTTTTCGCCATCCATATTAGACGAAGACACCATACTACTTACTCATAGCATGGACTACTGGGATAGAATGAAAAATCTGGCTCTTACTACCAAGGAGATGCGTGCTATCGGCTTCCCTCTATCTGCTGAGCTTATCGAAAGAGAAAGAAGAATATGCCAAGGTACAATAGACTGCACCCAGTACGCGATTAAATATGGCGTATCCTTGAATATAGCTGGCGGTACTCATCACTCTTTTGCTGATAGAGGAGAAGGTTTTTGCTTACTAAACGATTTCGCTATTGCTGCTAATTATCTGATTAATAATAGGCTAGCAAAACAAATATTAATAGTAGACCTAGATGTGCATCAAGGAAACGGTAGTGCTGCGATATTTAAACACGAGTCAAAGGTTTTCACATTCAGTATGCACGGAGCTCATAATTACCCTTTCAGAAAAGAAGAAAGCGACCTAGACATAGGCTTGCCAGACGGGGTAAATGGGGAAAATTATTTAGCCATACTAGCCCAAGAATTACCAAAACTCATCAAGCAAGTTCAGCCTGAGCATATTTTCTACTTATCAGGCGTAGATATATTATCTACAGACAAGTTTGGCAAGCTAAACATCACCATAGATGAATGTAAACAAAGAGATGAAATGGTATTTCACCTTTGCAAGGATTATTCTATACCTGTTACCGTTGCTATGGGAGGAGGGTATTCGCCTCAAGTAAAAGATATAGTTAATGCACACTGCAATACCTATAAGGCAGCAAAAGACATATTTGAACTATAG
- the rseP gene encoding RIP metalloprotease RseP, with protein sequence MQLNTILLMSGGLVQAIQLLASLSLLIILHEFGHFFFARLFKTRVEKFYLFFDFLFPFPGLLNFSLFKKKKGDTEYGIGWFPMGGYVKIAGMVDESMDKEAMNRPPEPWEYRSKKAWQRLFIMLGGIIMNVLTAMVIYAVVFGVWGEEYLPLENVKNGISTSELSRSAGLKDGDEIVSVGGKKVERFTRIASEIVFTEAKTIEVIRDGELVTINIPEGTIGKLAKSKRSSAPFITPRVPIVIAKVSDGTAADKMGLKSKDSIIAVNGETTLFYDEFDNKKRSLAGEAIVLTVVRDGKELVLNGEVPDSKILGFQPDMTLNRYFDVKTIKYGPIQAVGKGFQYTFQQIGSYAAQLKLLFTSSEIKTSESLGGFVTFGKLFSPVFDWQEFLMLTAFISIILAVMNLLPIPGLDGGYVIFLLFELITGRKVSDKVMERATTVGLILLLGLMLYANGLDIMRLFK encoded by the coding sequence ATGCAATTGAATACAATATTACTCATGTCTGGAGGTTTAGTACAGGCAATACAGCTATTAGCATCCCTTTCACTACTAATAATTCTTCACGAATTCGGTCACTTTTTCTTTGCACGTTTATTTAAAACACGTGTAGAAAAATTCTATTTATTTTTTGATTTCCTGTTCCCTTTTCCTGGATTATTGAACTTCTCATTATTCAAGAAGAAAAAAGGAGATACGGAGTACGGTATAGGTTGGTTCCCGATGGGAGGCTATGTAAAAATAGCAGGAATGGTAGATGAAAGTATGGACAAAGAGGCGATGAATAGGCCTCCTGAACCGTGGGAATACCGTTCTAAAAAAGCATGGCAAAGACTCTTCATAATGCTTGGAGGTATTATAATGAACGTACTTACTGCTATGGTTATATATGCTGTTGTGTTTGGCGTATGGGGAGAAGAATACTTGCCTTTAGAAAATGTAAAAAATGGTATTAGCACGAGTGAGTTATCGAGAAGTGCAGGTTTGAAGGATGGAGATGAGATCGTAAGTGTAGGTGGTAAGAAGGTAGAAAGATTTACGAGAATAGCGTCTGAAATAGTATTTACAGAAGCTAAAACAATAGAAGTAATACGTGACGGAGAGCTTGTTACAATAAACATTCCAGAGGGAACTATAGGTAAATTGGCTAAATCTAAAAGATCTTCAGCTCCGTTTATAACGCCAAGGGTGCCTATCGTAATTGCAAAAGTGTCGGACGGGACGGCTGCAGATAAAATGGGATTGAAAAGCAAGGATAGCATTATAGCAGTAAATGGTGAAACAACTCTTTTCTATGATGAGTTTGATAATAAGAAAAGAAGTTTGGCAGGAGAAGCCATAGTTTTAACCGTAGTAAGAGATGGTAAAGAGTTGGTCCTAAATGGAGAAGTACCTGATAGCAAAATATTAGGTTTTCAGCCAGATATGACACTTAATCGTTATTTCGACGTAAAAACTATTAAGTATGGGCCTATACAAGCTGTAGGTAAAGGATTTCAGTACACCTTTCAGCAGATAGGTAGCTATGCCGCACAATTGAAACTTTTATTTACTTCTTCAGAGATAAAAACCTCTGAAAGTTTGGGTGGCTTTGTCACTTTTGGAAAACTGTTCTCGCCTGTTTTTGATTGGCAAGAGTTCCTTATGCTAACGGCTTTTATCTCTATTATTCTAGCTGTAATGAATTTGTTGCCAATACCTGGGCTTGATGGTGGTTATGTTATCTTCTTATTGTTTGAACTGATCACAGGTAGAAAAGTAAGCGATAAGGTGATGGAAAGAGCTACTACTGTTGGTTTGATCTTATTACTAGGTCTAATGCTTTATGCTAACGGTTTAGATATAATGAGGTTATTTAAGTAG
- a CDS encoding 1-deoxy-D-xylulose-5-phosphate reductoisomerase, whose protein sequence is MKRLAILGSTGSIGTQALDVVQAHPELFEVEVLSAHSNTRLLVEQAKKFKPNAVVITDSAKYEELKNALALFPIKVFCGHDALNDVVQWDSVDTVLAAIVGFAGLSSTLAAIEAGKRVALANKETLVVAGELVMQRVLEKGTSIIPVDSEHSAIFQCLVGEDLNTIDKIVLTASGGPFVGKKTNYLLNVKASHALQHPNWTMGAKITIDSATLMNKGLEMIEAKWLFGLKNEQIDVIVHPQSIIHSLVEFNDGSLKAQLGIPDMKLPIQYAIAYPKRITNDFKRFNFKDYNKLTFEEPDYKTFRNLALAKEAMIKGGTAPCVLNAANEVVVEAFLKNKIGFIEMSDVIEKTLAYLSHVEKPSLEDYIQTDKEARIHAAELIKKSQMAY, encoded by the coding sequence ATGAAGCGTCTCGCTATTTTAGGCTCAACTGGGTCAATTGGAACACAGGCACTAGATGTTGTACAAGCACATCCTGAGCTTTTTGAGGTAGAGGTTTTGAGCGCACATAGCAATACACGCTTACTAGTAGAACAGGCTAAAAAGTTCAAGCCTAATGCAGTTGTAATAACTGATAGTGCAAAATATGAAGAGCTGAAAAATGCATTGGCATTATTCCCCATAAAAGTGTTTTGCGGACATGATGCTTTAAACGATGTTGTACAGTGGGATAGTGTAGATACTGTCTTGGCTGCAATAGTCGGTTTTGCCGGCTTATCCTCTACATTAGCAGCAATAGAAGCTGGCAAAAGAGTAGCGTTAGCAAACAAGGAGACATTAGTAGTGGCAGGTGAATTGGTAATGCAACGTGTGCTAGAAAAAGGAACAAGTATAATACCTGTAGATAGTGAACACTCTGCTATATTCCAATGTCTGGTAGGTGAGGACCTAAATACGATTGATAAGATTGTACTAACGGCATCAGGAGGCCCATTTGTAGGCAAGAAAACCAATTACTTACTTAATGTAAAAGCTTCTCATGCCTTGCAGCATCCAAACTGGACGATGGGTGCTAAGATCACTATAGATAGCGCTACCTTAATGAATAAGGGGCTGGAAATGATTGAAGCAAAATGGCTGTTTGGGCTAAAAAATGAACAAATAGATGTAATCGTACACCCTCAATCTATCATCCACTCATTAGTAGAGTTTAATGATGGTTCATTAAAAGCACAACTAGGTATTCCGGATATGAAATTGCCGATACAATACGCAATAGCATATCCTAAGCGTATTACCAATGACTTTAAAAGGTTCAATTTTAAAGATTATAATAAATTGACCTTTGAAGAGCCCGATTATAAAACTTTCCGTAATCTTGCGTTGGCTAAAGAAGCGATGATAAAAGGAGGTACAGCTCCTTGTGTGCTTAATGCGGCTAATGAGGTTGTAGTAGAGGCATTTTTGAAAAATAAAATTGGTTTTATTGAGATGAGTGATGTGATAGAAAAAACATTAGCGTATCTTTCGCATGTTGAGAAGCCATCTCTTGAAGACTATATACAAACAGATAAAGAGGCACGCATTCATGCTGCTGAACTGATTAAGAAAAGCCAAATGGCGTACTAA
- the hflX gene encoding GTPase HflX — MLDKKGIIHDEDLAVLVGVIHKNQSEELALEYLDELAFLAETAGATTAKMFFQKLPHPDNKTYVGKGKLQEIKEYIQSKNIKLAIFDDELSGSQISNIEKVLGVKTIDRSDLILDIFASRAKTAQAKVQVELAQYQYILPRLRGMWTHLERQGGGIGSRGPGETEIETDRRIVKDKIALLRKRLASIDKQAETQRKERGTYIRLALVGYTNVGKSTLMTLLSKSNVFAENKLFATLDTTTRKVVYEQTPFLLSDTVGFIRKLPHHLVESFKSTLDEVREADMLLHVVDISHQKYEDQLGVVNKTLQEIKAFDKPTITIFNKMDLYEEHVFDEWLEESVKEDLLNQLKSRWERETNGRCVFISATKKTNIEELRNTILKEVKALYEERYPYLTKFY, encoded by the coding sequence ATGCTTGATAAGAAAGGAATAATACACGATGAAGACCTGGCAGTCTTGGTGGGTGTGATTCATAAGAATCAGTCTGAAGAGTTAGCGCTTGAATATTTGGATGAGTTGGCTTTTTTGGCAGAGACTGCTGGTGCAACTACTGCAAAGATGTTTTTTCAAAAGCTCCCGCATCCTGATAACAAAACCTATGTTGGTAAGGGTAAGCTGCAAGAAATAAAAGAATATATCCAGTCAAAAAATATAAAACTAGCCATATTTGATGACGAGTTGTCGGGCTCACAGATAAGTAATATCGAGAAGGTATTAGGGGTGAAAACAATAGATAGAAGTGACCTGATATTAGATATTTTTGCTAGTAGAGCTAAAACTGCACAAGCTAAGGTGCAGGTAGAACTGGCGCAATATCAATATATACTACCTAGACTAAGAGGTATGTGGACACACCTAGAGCGTCAAGGCGGTGGTATTGGCTCTCGAGGTCCTGGGGAGACAGAAATAGAAACAGATAGACGTATCGTTAAGGATAAGATAGCGCTGCTACGCAAAAGGTTAGCCTCTATAGATAAGCAGGCAGAGACACAGCGTAAAGAAAGAGGTACTTATATTAGATTGGCTTTGGTGGGGTATACCAACGTGGGTAAGAGTACATTAATGACATTACTGTCAAAAAGTAATGTATTTGCAGAGAATAAGCTTTTTGCAACCCTTGACACAACTACCCGTAAGGTCGTTTATGAGCAGACCCCATTTTTATTAAGTGATACAGTAGGGTTTATAAGAAAGCTTCCCCATCATTTAGTGGAAAGTTTTAAAAGTACACTCGATGAGGTAAGAGAGGCAGATATGTTATTGCATGTGGTCGATATATCTCATCAAAAGTATGAGGATCAGCTTGGTGTTGTAAATAAAACACTGCAAGAAATAAAAGCCTTTGATAAGCCCACTATAACCATATTCAATAAAATGGATCTGTATGAAGAGCATGTTTTTGATGAATGGTTGGAAGAAAGTGTTAAGGAAGACTTATTGAACCAGCTCAAGAGCCGCTGGGAGAGAGAAACCAATGGTAGATGTGTATTTATATCTGCTACCAAGAAAACCAATATAGAAGAACTGCGCAATACTATTTTAAAAGAAGTAAAAGCCTTATATGAAGAGCGTTATCCATACCTAACCAAGTTCTACTAA